From Theileria annulata chromosome 1, complete sequence, *** SEQUENCING IN PROGRESS ***, one genomic window encodes:
- a CDS encoding ATP-dependent helicase, putative encodes MDGIEELQSLSVISKVNEMLKNYLEIDQSELAEFIIYLAKKSKDLDEFNKLLNENDANMSFDFINQLYRIIITLDPPKQMDEWDNIIKSNNDETNFPALSLKNNPNRKELLLPSPTVELSEWAKELINKENPNIKLQNYKSNKDKDNRDRDKHRRSLSRDRDRDRSRYRERDRDHDRYKERDRGRDRHKRSRSRDRDRDRDRDRRSRSREINRSRDSSRDFEPDTVMEELEEENDILNNKKRYINDIERWENQQLLKSGILTNEEKFKLKSELELQEEIQPEVTINLNPPNFLKGQTIRSGIVLSPIKLVAKPEGSLQRTITTSLQIQNELKSIHHTHNTTHNTHSTHTTTHSTNTTHTHTTASTKRVYKNILEERKNLPIYKLREEIINEIIHNQILIVIGETGSGKTTQIPQYLYESKFHYYNHFLSLISPVTVTGPPDSNGTNGSTVVPGSSTNEGTVGPSTVTEGKGANSTATECTTTNTTNNTKDIEDIKGTNTKEVPFGVGGTGGCRVLDTVTEKKMIGITQPRRISCINIAKRVSDEMYCIIGNEVGYCIRFSDVTSDKTIIKYMTDGMLLREILHDPLLNNYITIMLDEAHERTIATDVLFSLLKETCMKRKDFRLIVTSATLESEKFSKYFFNSKIFKIPGRSFPVEIFHSKEQEFDYLETSLITILNIHLNEKPGDILLFLTGEEDIETGIKILEERLNKLKNMNIPKLLLFPVYSALPQDQQQQIFQPAPPGTRKCILATNIAEASITIDGILYVIDPGLCKIKSYNPKTGMESLIITPISQANARQRAGRAGRTAPGKCFRLYTEKTFHEEMLPTPIPEIQRVNLTNVVIILKSMGINDFLHFDFMDKYALRPCNEMLIDALDILYHLGALDDEGLLTHLGRKMAQFPIDPTLSKILLYSIEMDCYNEIITIISMLSVQNIFYRPSDKREKADQSRRKFFQSEGDHLTYLYIYNQWSNNQFSNYYCYNNFLQYRALIKVQDIKKQLISIIDKYKFMKKKMKIDNLNKTERIQKCICSGFFHHSAKRDEDSYRTLLDEQKVYIHPSSSLFQRYCLPTEENLFPLTRSIFDIYFFLPYFSNYFYYLINNCIRNPEYVLYHELILTSKEYMRDLTIIKSKWLLELAPTMFISSNNTFKHSSNKIIKLKLKY; translated from the exons atgGATGGAATAGAAGAATTACAATCACTTAGTGTAATATCTAAAGTTAATGAAATGcttaaaaattatcttGAAATTGATCAATCC GAGTTAGCagaatttataatatatttggCAAAAAAATCGAAAGATTTGgatgaatttaataaattattaaatgaaaatgatgCTAATATGagttttgattttattaatcaaCTCTATcgtattattattacactTGATCCTCCAAAAC AAATGGATGAATGggataatataattaaaagtaATAATGATGAAACAAATTTTCCGGCACtttcattaaaaaataatccAAATCGTAAAGAACTTTTATTACCATCACCAACT GTAGAATTATCAGAATGGGctaaagaattaattaataaagaaaatcctaatattaaattacaaaattataaatctaataaagATAAAGATAATAGAGATCGAGATAAACATAGACGTAGTCTTTCTAGAGACCGTGACCGTGACCGTTCTAGATATAGAGAAAGAGATAGAGACCATGATAGATATAAGGAAAGAGACAGAGGTAGAGATAGACATAAACGTAGTCGTTCTAGAGACCGTGATCGTGATAGAGATAGAGATAGACGTAGTCGTTCTAGAGAAATAAATCGTTCTAGAGATAGTTCTAGAGACTTTGAACCAGACACCGTTATGGAAGAATTagaagaagaaaatgatatattgaataataaaaaacgttatataaatgatataGAACGTTGGGAGAAtcaacaattattaaaaagtggaattttaactaatgaagagaaatttaaattgaaaTCTGAATTAGAATTACAAGAAGAAATTCAACCTGAAGttactattaatttaaatccaccaaattttttaaaagGACAAACTATAAGATCAG GTATAGTATTATCAcctataaaattagttgCAAAACCTGAAGGTTCATTACAAAGAACTATTACTACTTCATTACAAATACAAAATGAACTTAAATCTATACATCATACACATAATACTACACATAATACACACAGTACACACACTACTACACatagtactaatactacACATACACATACTACAGCAAGTACAAAAagagtatataaaaatatattagaaGAAAGGAAAAATTTAcctatatataaattaagagaagaaataataaatgaaataatacataatcaaatattaattgttattGGTGAAACTGGTAGTGGTAAAACTACACAAATACCACAATATCTTTATGAATctaaatttcattattataatcattttttatcattaatttctcccgttacggtgactggtccaCCAGACAGTAATGGTACTAACGGTAGTACAGTTGTACCTGGTAGTAGTACCAACGAGGGTACcgttggaccaagcaccgttacggagggaaagggagctaattctacagccacggagtgtactactactaatactactaataatactaaggatattgaGGATATTAAGggtactaatactaaggaagTCCCTTTTGGGGTTGGTGGTACTGGTGGTTGTCGTGTACtagacaccgtaacggagaAAAAAATGATTGGTATAACACAACCTAGAAGAATATCATGTATAAATATAGCAAAAAGAGTAAGTGATGAAATGTATTGTATAATTGGTAATGAAGTTGGTTATTGTATAAGATTTAGTGATGTTACTAGTGATAaaactattattaaatatatgaCTGATGGAATGTTATTAAGAGAAATTCTACATGATcctttattaaataattatattactattatg TTGGATGAAGCACATGAAAGAACAATAGCAACTGATGTATTATTTTCACTTCTTAAA gAGACATGTATGAAAAGAAAAGATTTTAGATTAATAGTAACATCAGCAACATTAGAAAGTGAGaaatttagtaaatatttttttaattcgaaaatttttaaaattcctGGTCGTTCTTTTCCTGTTGAAATTTTCCATTCTAAAGAACAAGAATTTGATTATCTTGAAACTTCActtattactatattaaatatacatCTTAATGAAAAACCTGGTgatattctattatttcttACTG GTGAAGAAGATATAGAAACgggtataaaaatattagaagaaagattaaataaattaaagaatatgaatataccgaaattattattatttccaGTATATTCAGCATTACCACAAGATCAACAACAACAAATCTTTCAACCTGCACCACCAGGAACTagaaaatgtattttaGCTACTAATATTGCTGAAGCTTCTATTACTATTGatg GAATATTATATGTTATTGATCCTGgattatgtaaaattaaatcatataATCCTAAAACtg gAATGGaaagtttaataataacacCAATATCACAAGCTAATGCTAGACAAAGAGCTGGTAGAGCTGGTCGTACAGCACCAGGTAAATGTTTTCGTTTATATACTGAGAAAACTTTTCATGAAGAAATGCTTCCTACACCTATTCCTGAAATTCAACGTGTTAATCTTACCAATGTTGTTATTATACTTAAATCTATGGgtattaatgattttttacattttgattttatggATAAGTACGcattacg ACCTTGTAATGAAATGTTAATTGATGCATTGGatatattatatcattTGGGTGCATTAGATGATGAAGGTttattaacacatttaGGACGTAAAATGGCACAATTTCCAATTGATCCAACATTATCCAAA atattattatattcgATTGAAATGGATTgttataatgaaataataacaataatatcaatGTTATCAGTAcagaatatattttatcgTCCAAGTGATAAAAGAGAAAAAGCTGATCAATCCAGACGTAAATTCTTTCAATCTGAAGGAGATCATTTAACTTatctttatatatataatcaaTGGTCTAATAATCAATTCTccaattattattgttataataattttctacAA taTAGAGCATTAATAAAAGTACAAGATATAAAGAAACAattaatatcaataattgataaatataaatttatgaagaagaaaatgaaaattgataatttaaataaaactGAACGTATACAAAAATGTATTTGTAGTGGATTTTTTCATCATTCTGCTAAAAGAGATGAAGATTCTTATCGTACATTATTAGATGAACAAAAAGTTTATATACATCCTTCTTCATCATTATTTCAAAGGTATTGC TTACCTAcagaggaaaatttatttcctctaacccgatcaatttttgacatttatttttttttaccttatttttctaattatttttattatttgattaataattgtattagAAATCCAGAATATGTATTATATcatgaattaatattaacaagtaaagaatatatgagagatttaacaataattaaatcaaaatgGTTATTAGAATTAGCACCAACAATGTTCATATCATctaataatacatttaaaCATTCAAgtaacaaaattattaaactaaaattaaaatattaa
- a CDS encoding putative transcription initiation protein spt4-like, putatve (1 probable transmembrane helix predicted for TA20345 by TMHMM2.0 at aa 83-105) — MNNPVNIFDDEEELDIKNNKYDFIPHGVIRKHTEGDKPNPKLRACISCRLIMSENQVFHYGACNSSSDITSPRKGYFSIRGIVIPLRGFYSYIPIIVVHFIAVVSSLSNSTLYTHRISSLSRGYLFYENGCGNCSFLQMDGDHRRILDCTSSNFNGFISIIDPQKSWSARYNNLSIPVTVLVHTSPERGFLTPERASFSYTVIYNDLIPGCYAISVNGTLPESIKDELLQ, encoded by the exons atgaataatccag tgaatatatttgatgatgaagaagaattggatattaagaataataaatatgattttattccaca TGGTGTTATTAGAAAACATACTGAAGGTGATAAACCAAATCCTAAACTTAGAGCTTGTATTTCATGTAGATTAATTATGTCTGAAAATCAGGTattccattacggtgcttgcaACAGCAGCTCCGATATCACTAGCCCCCGAAAGGGGtacttta GTATTAGAGGAATAGTTATACCCTTAAGGGGCTtctatagttatatacctataATAGTAGTACACTTCATAGCTGTagttagctccctttccaatagtacactctatacccatagaattagctccctttccaggggTTACTTA TTTTATGAGAATGGTTGTGGTAATTGTTCATTTTTACAAATGGATGGTGATCATAGACGTATTCTTGATTGTACTAGTTCCAATTTTAATGGTTTTATTTCCATTATTGATCCACAAAAATCTTGGTCTGCTCgatacaataatttaagtatccccgttacggtgcttgtaCACACCAGCCCCGAAAGGGGTTTCTTAACCCCTGAAAGGGCTTCCTTTAgttatacagttatttaca ATGATTTAATACCTGGATGTTATGCTATATCAGTTAATGGAACACTTCCAGAATCAATTAAAGATGAATtattacaataa
- a CDS encoding uncharacterized protein (4 probable transmembrane helices predicted for TA20350 by TMHMM2.0 at aa 302-324, 384-406, 416-435 and 442-459), with translation MKNIGVTFNFDESILLDDKIQIPLNFYKTNHNFTIQFKQQLYTNTDNKNKKNKDIRNLDTRTGYLDKFVNLDNKFGNLDTNVVNLDNFGYLDIKELEELINDNYISTKNLYNSFINNTINEHEKLQQHIKNQQLEQQLLEQQKLQNEQLEKQKLQQQQLKQHQQLLEQQQEQQLEKDVIDFIPKNMTIKIFDEMKAKFKKLEEIYNEIKSNTELKSLRIELSKKIKICLNSIANTQKQVNLTFNNLSRILNESSENLKIFILFKIVEGVLNCCEQGQIYINPKSVWSFSRLLASIDHINTNFNIIFITLLTFKTILIIPKFYYIQSNTVDTVNKVDTVNKVDQVDPVNSVNTVNSVDNERLNRLYEYPEDINEEIIYNKRLSSYIRLYLSYLCIKNDFNTIWSYYANVINSSWNNIFIQFIPCLLITILNITSYFMYHIYKLQFIKVIITILIIFLYFPT, from the coding sequence atgaagaatattGGTGtaacatttaattttgatgaatcaattttattagatgataaaattcaaattccattaaatttctataaaactaatcataattttactatacaatttaaacaacaattatataccaatactgataataagaataaaaaaaataaagatatTCGGAATTTGGATACTAGAACTGGTTATTtggataaatttgtaaatttagaCAACAAATTCGGAAATCTGGACACTAATGTTgtaaatttggataattttGGTTATTTGGATATTAAAGAATTagaagaattaataaatgataattatatatctacaaaaaatttatataattcttttATAAACAATACTATTAATGAACATGAAAAATTACAACAACACATCAAAAACCAACAACTCGAACAACAACTACTGGAACaacaaaaattacaaaatgaACAATtagaaaaacaaaaattacaaCAACAACAACTCAAACAACATCAACAACTACTGGAACAACAACAGGAACAACAACTAGAAAAGGATGTAATAGATTTTATACCGAAAAATATgacaataaaaatatttgatgAGATGAAGGCGAAATTTAAGAAATTGGAAGAAATTTATAATGAAATCAAATCAAATACAGAACTAAAATCTTTACGTATAGAATTAAGtaaaaagataaaaatatgtttaaaCAGTATAGCAAATACACAGAAACAAGTGAATTTGAcctttaataatttatcaagaattttaaatgaaagTTCGGAGAATTTGAAGATTTTCAtcttatttaaaattgtcGAAGGTGTTTTAAATTGTTGTGAACAAGgtcaaatttatattaatcCCAAATCTGTTTGGTCTTTTTCACGTCTATTAGCTTCTATTGATCATATCAATACTAATTTCAATATCATCTTCATTACATTATTAACTTTTAAaactatattaattatacctaaattttattatatccaATCAAACACTGTGGATACAGTTAATAAGGTGGATACAGTTAATAAGGTGGATCAGGTGGATCCAGTCAACTCAGTCAATACAGTCAATTCAGTGGATAATGAGAGATTGAATAGATTATATGAATATCCAGAAGatataaatgaagaaataatatataataaaagatTATCATCATATATAagattatatttatcatatttatgtataaaaaatgattttaatacaatttgGAGTTATTATGcaaatgttattaattcGAGTTGGAATAATATCTTCATACAATTCATACCATGTCTACTTATtactattttaaatattacttCATATTTCATGtatcatatttataaattacaattcATTAAGGTAATcattacaattttaattattttcctaTATTTTCCTAcgtaa
- a CDS encoding Phosphoinositide 3-kinase-like protein, putative, which produces MGYLDECCEIIENKRIFPFNNFKYGKNTITVSLEHNLRTCNITLKCGIYKNGYKISDIITIELKKNKLKNIYLKKIRNNFNFNCKYKCKLFIKYFKLTKIKLFNRVKYFNRFKIFNRFKTVDRVDRVDRVETVDRDLKLDFPIVKNLKKSFKNLYFFIDLYIENYFITNNYHIIQFDNYTDIILLSESSNTIDKYENIENIKLKTSVSSDINISNNMENHCCCYDRICYNHVKNICNSIRKLMNLELDNFGKSGIFNYLQTLYYINNINCISSCLISLITFTIFNQQSVSTEKLTTVRSVSTEKLTTVKNVSRVENVSTEKLTTVKSVSTVRLLSILNHKYKIRFKYISKFHLVKFNKQQVLHYQLLLSNNPKCTSTVLCHTDTGTKGISSTDTKVSTNSTTKVNTNTNNSTKDTTGTTGPSTVTQGKGANSTAIECTSGKGANSTAMECTPGKGANSMPMECTPGKGANSMPMECTMGKGANSTLMECTSEKILNEIAAVTNSGESSTFSEGVNTGVTSGVNTEETPFGAGTKDTIESSLCDIGIEIMYRGEILSIERKNMFFIKIPRDFKILQLLYNSSLLTVGINQNNINLEKINILNEYYNFQQINSLVYKYYNQLSKSINSICLILRFTNYNDKNQYNKLIIYLSNCIETNGKLCLNVLLELLSPDFVRLTNEIKILILKFLVKILTIKILKIFFRQFVIYLLYDIDNILFNRIVELINGNKQLSIKFYYTISSKLTIDKYKYYFIKYIKLVDEEISKLINLNNKFLILFTKIVKLINNTKRRCNYRNYYLKLLLSNVSDDNCIIKDNKIFFKQFIPLITDTNFYITSIDLNHTFIYKSCNYPLIIYTNVIPVTVLGHTDRSTVGPDTNVSSTNSTKDLGAVGASTVTGSGTTNSTKVSTDTKVNSTNTLTTINNNTTKDTIGASTVTKGKGANFTATKCTTEKILNEIAVVTNSGESSTFSKDTKDITSKDIKGSEGTGTEGPNTEVNTKEAPFGAGTKETGAVGPHTVTEEKIKIMLKCNNINNDELYVELLKTIKLILNKYKINNDFIIIYNLISIFNNLGYIQLLNTTITNLNFNENVDKNFENSFIIMSIMNYLFEIGDRNYENIIITNGYLVNVDCNYMFKRNKLLTFLIKHFNISKHNIFNKSKKESTVVKDSSLKELSTVVKESVTEPKSVLDTKNEFKKEFRNKFKLIFKLLRKHYKLIINLLYVSNIDIINVLMVEERFLISYTGDQLDEKIDEIIQFSYNSHEYTLLFNYWYKFTNLFK; this is translated from the exons ATGGGATATTTAGATGAATGTTGTgaaataatagaaaataagAGGATATTCCCCtttaataactttaaatatggaaaaaatacaataacTGTATCATTAG AACATAATTTAAGAACATGTAATATAACATTGAAATGtggtatatataaaaatggatataaaattagtgATATTATAAcaatagaattaaaaaaaaataaattaaagaatatttatcttaaaaaaattagaaataattttaatttcaattgtaaatataaatgtaaattatttataaaatattttaaattaactaaaattaaattatttaatagagttaaatattttaatagatttaaaatatttaatagattTAAAACAGTTGATAGAGTTGATAGAGTTGATAGAGTTGAAACAGTTGATAGAGATTTGAAATTAGATTTTCCTAta gtaaaaaatttgaaaaaatcctttaaaaatctttatttttttattgatttatatattgagaattattttattacaaataattatcatattatacaatttgataattatactgatataatattattatctgAAAGTTCTAATACTATagataaatatgaaaatattgaGAATATAAAGTTAAAAACATCAGTTAGTTCAGATATTAATATATCTAACAATATGGAAAACCATTGCTGTTGTTATGATAGAATTTGTTATAATCATGTGAAGAATATTTGTAATAGtataagaaaattaatgaatttggaGCTTGACAATTTTGGAAAATCGggaatttttaattatttacaaactttatattatattaataatattaattgtatttcatcttgtttaatttcattaattacatttacaatatttaatcAACAAAGTGTGTCTACTGAGAAATTAACTACGGTAAGAAGTGTGTCTACTGAGAAATTAACTACGGTAAAAAATGTATCTAGAGTGGAAAATGTATCTACTGAGAAATTAACTACGGTAAAAAGTGTGTCTACAGTCAGACtattatcaattttgaatcataaatataagattagatttaaatatatttcgAAATTTCATTtggttaaatttaataaacaaCAAGTTCTACATTATCAACTTTTACTCTCAAATAATCCTAAATGTACTAGTACGGTCCTTTGTCACACGGATACAGGTACTAAgggtattagtagtactgaTACTAAGGttagtactaatagtactacaaaggttaatactaatactaataatagtactaaggatactactGGAACCActggaccaagcaccgttactcagggaaagggagctaattctacagctaTAGAGTGTACCtccggaaagggagctaattctacagctatggagtgtacccctggaaagggagctaattctatgcctatggagtgtacccctggaaagggagctaattctatgcctatggagtgtactatgggaaagggagctaattctacccTTATGGAATGTACTAGTgagaaaattttgaatgaaattgctgCTGTAACTAATTCTGGTGAGTCGAGTACTTTTAGTGAGGGGGTTAATACTGGAGTTACTAGTGGAGTTAATACTGAGGAAACCCCTTTTGGGGctggtactaaggatactatTGAATCTAGTTTATGTGATATAGGTATAGAAATAATGTATAGAGGtgaaatattatcaatagAAAGAAAGAAtatgttttttataaaaattccaagagattttaaaattttacaattattatataattcatcACTTTTAACTGTTGGaattaatcaaaataatataaatttagaaaaaataaatatattaaatgaatattataattttcaacaaattaattcattggtatataaatattataatcaATTGTCAAAAAgtataaattcaatatgtttaatattaagatttactaattataatgataaaaatcagtataataaattaataatatatttatctaattGTATTGAAACAAATGgtaaattatgtttaaatgtattattagaattattgTCACCCGACTTTGTTAGATTAACtaatgaaataaaaattctaattctcaaatttttagttaaaattttgacaattaaaattttaaaaatattttttagacaatttgtaatatatttattatacgatattgataatatattgtttaataGAATAgttgaattaattaatggaAATAAACAACTttcaattaaattttattatacaatttcatctaaattaactattgataaatataaatattattttataaaatatattaaattagttgatgaagaaatttctaaattaataaatttgaataataaatttttaatattatttactaaaattgtcaaattaattaataatacaaaacGTCGATGtaattatagaaattattatcttaaattacttttatCAAATGTTTCTGATgataattgtataataaaagataataaaattttttttaaacaatttatacCATTAATTACTGATACTAATTTTTACATTACTTCTattgatttaaatcatacatttatatataaatctTGTAATTATccattaattatttatactaatGTTATCcccgtaacggtgcttggtcacacGGATAGAAGTACAGTTGGACCTGATACTAATGTTAGtagtactaatagtactaaggatCTTGGAGctgttggagcaagcaccgttacgggGTCAGGTACTACCAATAGTACTAAGGTTAGTACTGATACTAAGGttaatagtactaataccctaactactattaataataatactactaaggatactattggagcaagcaccgtaactaagggaaagggagctaattttacagccacCAAGTGTACTACTgagaaaattttgaatgaaattgctgttgtaactaaTTCTGGGGAGTCGAGTACTTTTtctaaggatactaaggatattacTAGTAAGGATATTAAGGGTAGTGAGGGTACAGGTACTGAGGGACCTAATACTGAAGTTAATACTAAGGAAGCCCCTTTTGGGGCTGGTACTAAGGAAACTGGTGCCGTTGGACCTCACACCGTTACGGAGGagaaaatcaaaataatgttaaaatgtaataatattaataatgatgaattatatgtggaattattaaaaacaattaaattaatattaaataaatataaaataaataatgattttattataatatataatttaatatcaatatttaataatttgggatatatacaattattaaatactacaataacaaatttaaattttaatgaaaatgttgataaaaattttgaaaatagttttataataatgagtataatgaattatttatttgaaattgGTGATCgtaattatgaaaatataataataacaaatggttatttagttaatGTAGATTGTAATTACATGTTTAAAcgtaataaattattaacatttttaataaaacattttaatattagtaaacataatatatttaataagtCTAAGAAGGAGTCTACAGTAGTTAAAGATAGTAGTCTTAAGGAGTTAAgtacagtagttaaggaaTCTGTAACTGAGCCTAAATCAGTATTAGATACTAAAAATGAGTTTAAGAAAGAGTTTcgaaataaatttaaattaatatttaaattattaagaaaacattataaattaataataaacttattatatgtttctaatattgatataattaatgtattaATGGTTGAAGAAAgatttttaatatcatataCTGGAGATCAATTAGATGAAaaaattgatgaaataatacaattttcatataattCACATGAATatactttattatttaattattggTATAAATTCACTAATctctttaaataa
- a CDS encoding transmembrane protein (7 probable transmembrane helices predicted for TA20380 by TMHMM2.0 at aa 45-64, 71-93, 103-125, 132-154, 164-186, 193-215 and 228-250), translating into MASVVDDEAGVAGYYDPEKGGYSDQYKLSETTPTYIRHQFMKKVFTIVFLQLLFSFGFMLLSYYVEPIRTFFIHFPAIGLVCLIVFFIASLVISFVPSLVRNTAGAITAIGLMTPLMAVSLATICCHFRSVEIAIAGGITTAVVLGLILFAMQTKYCFTSWIPYVFVATLCFMFFSLISFPLIYYAGFKTMRMVYAGVGALLCSIYILIDVQLIVGGGRKYEYSVDDYCLASIALYTDIVTIFIDILRLVSS; encoded by the exons ATGGCATCAGTTGTTGATGATGAAGCTGGCGTTGCTGGCTACTATGACCCGGAAAAAG gtgGCTACTCTGATCAATACAAGTTGTCTGAAACCACTCCAACCTATATCCGCCACcaatttatgaaaaaagTCTTCACCATTGTATTTCTCCAACTTCTT TTTTCGTTTGGATTTATGTTACTTTCGTATTATGTTGAACCAATTAGAACATTTTTCATCCATTTTCCAGCGATTGGTCTTGTATGTTTGATAGTTTTCTTCATAGCTTCACTTGTGATAAGCTTCGTACCATCGCTAGTAAGAAATACTGCAGGAGCAATTACAGCAATTGGATTGATGACACCATTGATGGCAGTATCATTGGCAACAATTTGCTGCCACTTCAGATCAGTTGAAATTGCAATTGCAGGAGGAATCACAACAGCAGTGGTGCTCGGACTAATCCTTTTCGCAATGCAAACCAAGTACTGCTTCACAAGCTGGATCCCATACGTATTCGTGGCTACCCTTTGCTTCATGTTCTTCAGCCTCATCAGCTTCCCACTCATCTACTACGCAGGATTCAAAACCATGAGAATGGTCTATGCAGGAGTAGGAGCACTCTTGTGCTCAATCTACATCCTCATCGATGTACAACTCATTGTTGGTGGAGGAAGGAAATATGAATACTCTGTCGATGATTATTGCTTAGCCTCCATTGCCCTTTACACTGATATAGTCACCATCTTTATTGACATTTTAAGATTAGTTTcttcataa